Proteins encoded by one window of Micromonospora coxensis:
- a CDS encoding beta-galactosidase, with translation MWGDGRLCFGGDWNPEQWPPQVWRQDVALMRRARVNLVTVGVFAWSRLEPAPGRYTFGWLDEVLDLLHDAGIRVALATPTASPPPWFSLAHPGALPVTADGVRLHHGSRDTYCAAAPAYRTAARRITEVLADRYATHPALAMWHVHNEYGTTCHCEHAATAFRAWLARRHGDLDALNAAWVTSFWSQHYSDWAQISTPRATQYLANPGQLLDFRRFWSDTLLAAYVDQRDLLRAANPRVPVTTNYVLADWVPVDHARWAREVDLVAIDHYPSAVDAGAEEQTALAADLARGWARHGAGDGTTPAWLLMESAPNHIHTPGRMHTKEPGRMARHSLSHVARGSRGAMFFQWRAPAGGAERFHSALVPHAGPDSRVYRETVRLGAILERIAEADAGTVEASVALVSDAASGWALRHPGLPSASLDHHAEVSAAHRALWRTGYACDVVVPGDAVEAYRLLVLPALYLTDDATADWVREHVRGGGHALVTWLSGVADEHARVRLGGYPGALRDLLGLRVEEFHPLAEGEQVLLARGGTGRVWSETVRPAGAETVTAYVGGVLDGLPAVTRHRYGAGTAWYVSTRPDDETYRRLVVEVARAAGVAPVCPAAPPGVEAVRRRAGQVSWLFLLNHTDRPRRIPADGVDLLTGAPVHGEVVVPAGGAAVVREAPD, from the coding sequence ATGTGGGGTGACGGCCGGCTCTGCTTCGGCGGCGACTGGAACCCGGAGCAGTGGCCGCCGCAGGTGTGGCGCCAGGACGTCGCGCTGATGCGCCGGGCCCGGGTCAACCTGGTCACCGTCGGCGTGTTCGCCTGGTCCCGGCTGGAGCCGGCCCCCGGCCGGTACACCTTCGGCTGGCTCGACGAGGTCCTCGACCTGCTGCACGACGCGGGCATCCGGGTCGCGCTGGCCACCCCCACCGCGTCGCCCCCGCCCTGGTTCTCCCTGGCCCACCCGGGCGCGCTGCCGGTCACCGCCGACGGGGTACGGCTGCACCACGGCAGCCGGGACACCTACTGCGCCGCCGCGCCCGCGTACCGCACCGCCGCCCGCCGCATCACCGAGGTGCTGGCCGACCGGTACGCCACCCACCCCGCGCTGGCCATGTGGCACGTGCACAACGAGTACGGCACCACCTGCCACTGCGAACACGCCGCGACGGCCTTCCGCGCCTGGCTGGCCCGCCGCCACGGCGACCTCGACGCGCTCAATGCCGCCTGGGTGACCAGCTTCTGGAGCCAGCACTACTCCGACTGGGCGCAGATCAGCACCCCGCGCGCCACCCAGTACCTGGCCAACCCCGGCCAGCTGCTGGACTTCCGCCGGTTCTGGTCGGACACCCTGCTCGCCGCGTACGTCGACCAGCGCGACCTGCTGCGCGCGGCGAACCCCCGGGTGCCGGTGACCACCAACTACGTCCTGGCCGACTGGGTGCCGGTCGACCACGCCCGCTGGGCGCGGGAGGTGGACCTCGTCGCCATCGACCACTACCCGTCGGCCGTCGACGCCGGCGCGGAGGAGCAGACCGCGCTCGCCGCCGACCTCGCCCGGGGCTGGGCCCGGCACGGCGCCGGCGACGGCACCACACCGGCCTGGCTGCTGATGGAGAGCGCCCCGAACCACATCCACACCCCCGGGCGGATGCACACCAAGGAGCCCGGCCGGATGGCCCGGCACAGCCTGTCCCACGTCGCCCGGGGCTCCCGCGGGGCGATGTTCTTCCAGTGGCGCGCCCCGGCCGGCGGCGCCGAACGCTTCCACTCCGCCCTCGTCCCGCACGCCGGCCCGGACAGCCGGGTGTACCGCGAGACGGTGCGCCTGGGCGCGATCCTCGAACGGATCGCCGAGGCCGACGCCGGCACGGTCGAGGCGTCGGTGGCGCTCGTGTCGGACGCCGCCAGCGGCTGGGCGTTGCGGCACCCCGGCCTGCCCTCGGCGTCGCTCGACCACCACGCCGAGGTGTCCGCCGCGCACCGGGCGCTCTGGCGGACCGGGTACGCCTGCGACGTCGTCGTCCCCGGCGACGCGGTCGAGGCGTACCGGCTGCTGGTGCTGCCGGCGCTCTACCTCACCGACGACGCCACCGCCGACTGGGTACGCGAGCACGTGCGCGGCGGCGGGCACGCGCTGGTCACCTGGCTCAGCGGCGTCGCCGACGAACACGCCCGGGTCCGGCTCGGCGGCTACCCCGGCGCCCTGCGCGACCTGCTCGGCCTGCGGGTGGAGGAGTTCCACCCGTTGGCCGAGGGGGAGCAGGTGTTGCTGGCGCGCGGCGGCACCGGGCGGGTGTGGTCGGAGACGGTGCGCCCAGCCGGCGCGGAGACGGTCACCGCGTACGTCGGCGGCGTGCTGGACGGGCTGCCGGCGGTGACCCGGCACCGCTACGGCGCCGGCACCGCCTGGTACGTCTCCACCCGCCCCGACGACGAGACGTACCGCCGGTTGGTGGTCGAGGTGGCGCGCGCGGCCGGCGTCGCCCCGGTCTGCCCGGCCGCGCCGCCCGGCGTGGAGGCGGTACGCCGGCGCGCCGGCCAGGTGAGCTGGCTGTTCCTGCTCAACCACACCGACCGGCCGCGGCGGATCCCGGCCGACGGGGTGGACCTGCTCACCGGAGCGCCGGTCCACGGCGAGGTGGTGGTGCCGGCCGGCGGCGCCGCCGTGGTCCGCGAGGCCCCCGACTGA
- a CDS encoding LysE family translocator has translation MVTVGAVVGIGLVALGLVLTPGPNMVYLVSRSVTQGRRAGLVSLLGVAVGFVVYLAAAVAGIATVFVLVPPLYTAVKLAGAAYLGWLAWRTLRPGGRSAFTPTPLPPDRPRRLFTMGLVTNLLNPKIAILYVSLLPQFVDPARGHVAVQSLLLGLTQIAIALTVNALIVLTAGSVSTFLVRRPGWARAQRYVMGSVLAALAVRIAADRSRAAVATP, from the coding sequence ATGGTCACGGTGGGCGCGGTGGTGGGGATCGGGCTGGTGGCGTTGGGGCTGGTGCTCACGCCCGGGCCGAACATGGTCTACCTGGTGTCGCGGTCGGTGACCCAGGGGCGGCGGGCCGGGCTGGTGTCGCTGCTCGGGGTCGCCGTCGGGTTCGTGGTCTACCTGGCCGCCGCCGTGGCCGGCATCGCCACCGTGTTCGTGCTGGTGCCGCCGCTGTACACGGCGGTGAAGCTGGCCGGCGCGGCGTACCTGGGGTGGCTGGCCTGGCGGACGCTGCGCCCGGGCGGACGCTCGGCGTTCACCCCGACGCCGCTGCCGCCGGACCGGCCCCGACGGCTGTTCACCATGGGCCTGGTCACCAACCTGCTCAACCCCAAGATCGCCATCCTGTACGTGTCGCTGCTGCCACAGTTCGTCGACCCGGCGCGCGGGCACGTGGCCGTGCAGAGTCTGCTGCTCGGCCTCACCCAGATCGCGATCGCCCTGACGGTCAACGCGCTGATCGTGCTCACCGCCGGGTCGGTGTCGACGTTCCTGGTGCGCCGGCCGGGGTGGGCGCGGGCGCAGCGCTACGTGATGGGCAGCGTGCTGGCCGCACTGGCCGTGCGGATCGCCGCCGACCGCTCCCGCGCCGCCGTCGCGACGCCCTGA
- a CDS encoding GNAT family N-acetyltransferase, which yields MSMTLRAPATAHAPALVLRPWRDDDVDALLRAHRDPTLRARVREPLTTPAQARRWVARSRQGWAADRRFCFAVCEVTGDAERLVGTVLLKEVVPGRSAAEVGYWTTADARGRGVAPRALEAVTRWAFTRFAATGLTCLELLHQVDNPASCRVAEKTGYDFVEVLPARPPFPLDGHRHVRRHTR from the coding sequence ATGTCGATGACGCTGCGCGCCCCGGCCACCGCGCACGCCCCCGCGCTCGTGCTGCGCCCGTGGCGCGACGACGACGTGGACGCGCTGCTGCGGGCGCACCGGGACCCGACCCTGCGGGCGCGGGTGCGCGAGCCGCTGACCACGCCGGCGCAGGCCCGCCGCTGGGTGGCCCGCAGCCGGCAGGGCTGGGCCGCCGATCGCCGGTTCTGCTTCGCCGTGTGCGAGGTCACCGGCGACGCCGAGCGGTTGGTCGGCACCGTCCTGCTCAAGGAGGTCGTCCCCGGCCGGTCGGCGGCGGAGGTGGGCTACTGGACGACCGCCGACGCGCGGGGGCGCGGGGTGGCGCCGCGGGCGTTGGAGGCGGTCACCCGGTGGGCCTTCACCCGCTTCGCCGCGACCGGGCTGACCTGCCTGGAGCTGCTGCACCAGGTCGACAACCCGGCCTCCTGCCGGGTGGCGGAGAAGACCGGGTACGACTTCGTCGAGGTGCTGCCGGCCCGGCCGCCGTTCCCGCTCGACGGGCACCGGCACGTACGCCGGCACACCCGCTGA
- a CDS encoding class I SAM-dependent methyltransferase, with product MRDAEFTDPRLVAVYDAECGWSADDDFFLAEVGAAPLRVLDFGCGTGRLTLALAAAGHTVTGVDPARASLAAARAKPGAERVDWVEGSREVLPVGAYDVALMTSHVAQFLTDDGQWRATLAALRAALVDGGRLLFDSRDPADRRWQRWNPVDSRRHVPLPDGGTVRVWTEVTAVRDGGLVEFCRHYRFPGGERLRSRSVLRFRDETRLRADLAAAGFRVDRVHGGWHGEAVGTGGDGELVVAATARAADKSVGSRGDGR from the coding sequence GTGCGTGACGCGGAGTTCACCGACCCCCGCCTCGTCGCCGTCTACGACGCCGAGTGCGGCTGGTCCGCCGACGACGACTTCTTCCTCGCCGAGGTCGGCGCGGCGCCGCTGCGGGTGCTCGACTTCGGCTGCGGCACCGGTCGGCTGACCCTGGCGTTGGCCGCGGCCGGGCACACCGTCACCGGCGTGGATCCGGCCCGCGCGTCGTTGGCCGCCGCGCGGGCCAAGCCGGGCGCGGAGCGGGTCGACTGGGTCGAGGGCAGCCGGGAGGTGCTGCCGGTCGGCGCGTACGACGTGGCGCTGATGACCAGCCACGTGGCGCAGTTCCTGACCGACGACGGGCAGTGGCGGGCGACCCTGGCGGCGCTGCGGGCCGCGCTGGTCGACGGTGGGCGGCTGCTGTTCGACTCCCGTGATCCGGCCGATCGACGCTGGCAGCGGTGGAACCCGGTCGACTCGCGTCGCCACGTACCGCTGCCGGACGGCGGCACGGTGCGGGTCTGGACGGAGGTGACCGCCGTGCGCGACGGCGGCCTGGTCGAGTTCTGCCGGCACTACCGGTTCCCCGGCGGCGAGCGGCTGCGCAGCCGCTCGGTGCTGCGCTTCCGGGACGAGACGCGGCTGCGTGCGGACCTGGCCGCCGCCGGGTTCCGGGTGGACCGCGTCCACGGCGGCTGGCACGGCGAGGCGGTCGGCACGGGCGGGGACGGCGAGTTGGTGGTGGCAGCGACCGCCCGGGCAGCGGATAAATCGGTGGGGTCACGAGGTGACGGCCGCTAG
- a CDS encoding cupin domain-containing protein, whose translation MSEEPIDLASALAAFDQLWSPRIVTRVNDYDVRVAKVAGEHVWHAHDHTDEFFLVLDGELRIALREPAGERTVVLPRGAVFVVPRGVQHRPSSAQGASILMFEPTGTSSVGDRHEDVPDHVDATTGHAL comes from the coding sequence ATGAGCGAGGAGCCGATCGACCTGGCGAGCGCGCTGGCCGCGTTCGACCAGCTGTGGAGTCCACGGATCGTCACCCGGGTCAACGACTACGACGTCCGCGTCGCCAAGGTGGCCGGCGAGCACGTCTGGCACGCCCACGACCACACCGACGAGTTCTTCCTGGTCCTCGACGGCGAGTTGCGCATCGCGCTGCGCGAGCCGGCCGGGGAGCGGACGGTGGTACTGCCCCGGGGCGCGGTGTTCGTGGTGCCGCGTGGGGTGCAGCACCGTCCGTCGTCGGCGCAGGGGGCGTCGATCCTGATGTTCGAGCCGACGGGCACCTCGAGCGTGGGGGACCGGCACGAGGACGTGCCCGACCACGTCGACGCCACCACCGGGCACGCCCTCTGA
- a CDS encoding DUF1062 domain-containing protein → MVCRSESATTGEGRFRVNANGKLLDVWLLVRCVSCDRTSKLAVHERAPVSSLDPAVLHGYSVNDPDLVASRLLDPWLARRNRFTLDWTGAWRLDTPGVPLDEAWPIRVEVVFDDPVPVRPDRLIAHEFGLSRPEVLRRTKCDIPLRRPTSTGFTFVVMVGN, encoded by the coding sequence GTGGTCTGCCGGTCGGAGTCGGCCACCACCGGCGAGGGCAGGTTCCGCGTCAACGCCAACGGCAAGCTGCTGGACGTATGGCTGCTGGTCCGCTGCGTCTCCTGCGATCGGACGAGCAAACTCGCCGTGCACGAGCGGGCGCCGGTCAGTTCCTTGGATCCGGCCGTGCTCCACGGCTACAGCGTCAACGATCCGGACCTGGTGGCGTCCCGGTTGTTGGATCCGTGGCTCGCCCGGCGCAACCGCTTCACTCTGGACTGGACGGGCGCCTGGCGGCTGGACACCCCGGGCGTGCCGCTCGACGAGGCGTGGCCGATCCGGGTCGAGGTCGTCTTCGACGATCCCGTGCCGGTGCGCCCGGATCGGCTCATCGCGCACGAGTTCGGTCTCAGCAGGCCGGAGGTGCTGCGCCGGACCAAGTGCGACATCCCGCTGCGCCGTCCGACGAGCACCGGATTCACCTTCGTCGTGATGGTCGGCAACTAG
- a CDS encoding DUF2087 domain-containing protein yields the protein MTAQALAGALADDGRRRVFAAIVLDGGDVAAVAARTGLPARQVATAVRRLADAGVVIDTGGELRVDVDRLREAARTAEPVGRSEDPTQRVLRIFLRDGVLVGLPAQRGRRRVLLAHVAGSFEPGVRYPERRVDEMLRRWCDGGGTDHVTLRRHLVDECLLAREQGVYWRIGP from the coding sequence GTGACGGCGCAGGCTCTGGCGGGTGCGCTCGCCGACGACGGACGGCGGCGGGTCTTCGCGGCGATCGTGCTCGACGGCGGCGACGTGGCGGCGGTGGCCGCCCGCACCGGGCTGCCCGCGCGACAGGTGGCGACGGCCGTACGGCGTCTCGCCGACGCCGGCGTGGTCATCGACACCGGCGGTGAGCTGCGGGTCGACGTCGACCGGCTGCGCGAGGCGGCACGCACCGCCGAGCCGGTGGGCCGGAGCGAGGATCCCACGCAGCGGGTGCTGCGCATCTTCCTGCGCGACGGGGTGCTGGTCGGCCTGCCGGCGCAGCGGGGCCGGCGGCGGGTGCTGCTCGCACACGTGGCCGGGTCGTTCGAGCCGGGCGTCCGTTACCCGGAGCGCCGGGTCGACGAGATGCTGCGGCGCTGGTGCGACGGGGGCGGCACGGACCATGTCACGCTGCGCCGGCATCTCGTCGACGAGTGCCTGCTCGCCCGGGAGCAGGGCGTCTACTGGCGGATCGGCCCCTGA
- a CDS encoding DnaJ family domain-containing protein, whose translation MVATVGAEVWGMVDGWEAAVEAQIRSAQQRGEFDNLPGAGKPIPGRGLPYDESWWIKSFLEREALPTDLLLPTPLQLRRKAERVPDEVRDLPTEESVRAFVAVLNAEIIAWLRNPSGPRVVVRPVDADAVVRRWREERQRAAQERAASAGRDDPAPPARAPRRRGRWWPWRR comes from the coding sequence GTGGTGGCTACCGTGGGGGCGGAGGTGTGGGGCATGGTCGACGGTTGGGAAGCGGCGGTCGAGGCGCAGATCCGCTCCGCGCAGCAGCGTGGCGAGTTCGACAATCTGCCCGGCGCGGGCAAGCCGATCCCCGGCCGGGGCCTGCCCTACGACGAGTCGTGGTGGATCAAGAGCTTCCTCGAGCGGGAGGCGCTCCCCACCGACCTGCTCCTGCCCACGCCCCTGCAACTGCGCCGCAAGGCCGAACGGGTGCCCGACGAGGTACGCGACCTGCCCACCGAGGAGTCGGTGCGGGCCTTCGTCGCCGTGCTCAACGCCGAGATCATCGCCTGGCTGCGGAATCCGTCCGGACCGCGGGTGGTGGTCCGTCCGGTCGACGCCGACGCCGTGGTGCGGCGGTGGCGGGAGGAGCGGCAGCGCGCGGCGCAGGAGCGGGCCGCCTCGGCAGGTCGTGACGACCCAGCGCCGCCCGCGCGGGCTCCCCGCCGACGCGGCCGGTGGTGGCCCTGGAGACGTTGA
- a CDS encoding GNAT family N-acetyltransferase: MLIRDFVETDWPAVESIVAQVVAAGDTFPYDPAWPVEVLREVWVETPPGRTVVAVEGDQVRGTAKMGPNRPGPGRHVSTASFMVAADARGRGVGRALAEDALAWARAQGYAAMQFNAVVESNEVAVRLYERLGFAVVGTVPESFAHPQRGRVGLHVMHRFL, from the coding sequence ATGCTCATCAGGGACTTCGTGGAGACCGACTGGCCGGCCGTCGAGTCGATCGTCGCGCAGGTCGTCGCTGCCGGTGACACGTTCCCGTACGACCCGGCCTGGCCGGTCGAGGTGCTGCGCGAGGTGTGGGTGGAGACCCCGCCGGGGCGGACGGTGGTCGCCGTGGAGGGCGATCAGGTGCGGGGCACGGCGAAGATGGGCCCCAACCGGCCCGGTCCGGGTCGGCACGTGAGCACGGCCAGTTTCATGGTCGCCGCCGACGCGCGCGGCCGTGGGGTCGGGCGCGCGTTGGCCGAGGACGCCCTGGCCTGGGCCCGCGCCCAGGGGTACGCGGCGATGCAGTTCAACGCCGTGGTGGAGTCCAACGAGGTGGCGGTGCGGCTCTACGAGCGGCTCGGGTTCGCCGTCGTCGGCACCGTGCCGGAGTCCTTCGCGCATCCGCAGCGGGGCCGGGTCGGCCTGCACGTCATGCACCGCTTCCTCTAG
- a CDS encoding TIM-barrel domain-containing protein gives MPYRPPLVPYETFVADPPDLPVRGPGEHGAAVVTRAEVAGTDPHGVTFTATTSDGDTLVARVEAAGDGVIRVRLADGLAARSRSARALPLVHPRAHPAEVTVTSALVTVDAGAVVAEIHLDPWRLRFHRPDGRLLVEQDPGTRDISGRRRTLPFGRSHVDGAPVAWHESFVAPGDERFVGFGEKFTPLDKRGQRALMWNFDAFGGESDRSHKNVPLYLSDRGYGVLVDSGLPVQFDVCQSTHSSVQILVPDDLLDYYVLAGPTPAEVLDRFDALTGRPYLPPKWAFGAWISSGFFPDSQQRVLERARLIRERGIPCDVLHLDCYWQTAGRWSELRWDDEAFPDPAGMLKTLADQGFRVCLWMNPYLMTGSPLYAEAAEAGYFLRRADGSTYVADVWHGSYPACAIVDLTNPAAVRWFRGLLRPLLEQGTAVFKTDFAEGVPADAVAHNGMTGVELHNVYALMFNDLVADVTEEVTGHRTVWARSSYLGGQRHSAQWSGDVNATWPALASTLRGGLSHGLSGVPFWSHDTGGFHGTPEPELYVRWTQFGALSPLVRLHGTTSRLPWDFPTETERDAVAALRLRYRLLPYLYSAAVDAARTGAPMMRALLVDTPDDPTAWTSDLQYRLGTDLLVAPVTDPSGQCRLYLPAGDDWVDAATGERHPGGRHLRVTVPLHRLPLYVRHGALIPVVAPADRIWDGPFHDVTLLSWGGVDARTVIHDVDGDTVIEAVRDGDTLRVRTDGPLRVARVGVVGGDAPRRVLLDGEVVDPAPFEAWFAV, from the coding sequence ATGCCCTACCGCCCGCCCCTGGTCCCGTACGAGACCTTCGTGGCCGACCCGCCCGACCTGCCCGTGCGGGGCCCCGGCGAGCACGGGGCGGCCGTCGTGACCCGGGCCGAGGTCGCCGGGACCGACCCGCACGGCGTCACCTTCACCGCCACCACCTCCGACGGGGACACGCTGGTGGCGCGGGTGGAGGCCGCCGGGGACGGCGTGATCCGGGTACGCCTCGCCGACGGCCTCGCCGCCCGCAGCCGCTCCGCCCGGGCCCTGCCGCTGGTCCACCCGAGGGCCCATCCGGCCGAGGTGACCGTCACCTCGGCCCTGGTCACCGTCGACGCCGGCGCGGTGGTCGCCGAGATCCACCTCGACCCGTGGCGGCTGCGCTTCCACCGCCCCGACGGCCGGCTCCTGGTCGAACAGGACCCGGGCACCCGGGACATCAGCGGCCGGCGGCGCACCCTGCCGTTCGGCCGCTCCCACGTCGACGGCGCTCCGGTCGCCTGGCACGAGAGCTTCGTCGCCCCCGGCGACGAACGGTTCGTCGGCTTCGGCGAGAAGTTCACCCCGTTGGACAAGCGCGGCCAGCGGGCACTGATGTGGAACTTCGACGCCTTCGGCGGCGAGTCCGACCGCTCGCACAAGAACGTGCCGCTCTACCTCTCCGACCGCGGCTACGGCGTGCTCGTCGACAGCGGCCTGCCGGTGCAGTTCGACGTCTGCCAGTCCACCCACAGCAGCGTGCAGATCCTCGTCCCCGACGACCTGCTCGACTACTACGTGCTCGCCGGCCCCACCCCGGCCGAGGTGCTGGACCGCTTCGACGCCCTGACCGGGCGGCCGTACCTGCCGCCGAAGTGGGCCTTCGGCGCCTGGATCTCCTCGGGCTTCTTCCCCGACAGCCAGCAGCGGGTGCTGGAGCGGGCCCGGCTGATCCGCGAGCGCGGCATCCCCTGCGACGTGCTGCACCTGGACTGCTACTGGCAGACGGCCGGCCGCTGGTCGGAGCTGCGCTGGGACGACGAGGCGTTCCCCGACCCGGCCGGGATGCTCAAGACCCTCGCCGACCAGGGCTTCCGGGTGTGCCTGTGGATGAACCCGTACCTGATGACCGGCAGCCCGCTGTACGCCGAGGCGGCCGAGGCCGGCTACTTCCTGCGCCGCGCCGACGGCTCCACCTACGTCGCCGACGTCTGGCACGGCAGCTATCCGGCCTGCGCCATCGTGGACCTGACCAACCCGGCGGCGGTGCGCTGGTTCCGCGGCCTGCTGCGACCGTTGCTGGAACAGGGCACGGCGGTGTTCAAGACCGACTTCGCCGAGGGCGTGCCCGCCGACGCGGTGGCCCACAACGGGATGACCGGCGTCGAGCTGCACAACGTGTACGCGCTGATGTTCAACGACCTGGTCGCCGACGTCACCGAGGAGGTCACCGGCCACCGGACGGTCTGGGCCCGCTCGTCGTACCTGGGCGGGCAGCGGCACAGCGCACAGTGGAGCGGGGACGTCAACGCCACCTGGCCGGCGCTGGCCAGCACCCTGCGCGGCGGGCTGTCGCACGGGCTGTCCGGGGTGCCGTTCTGGAGCCACGACACCGGCGGCTTCCACGGCACCCCCGAGCCGGAGCTCTACGTGCGCTGGACCCAGTTCGGGGCGCTGTCGCCGCTGGTCCGGCTGCACGGCACCACCAGCCGGCTGCCCTGGGACTTCCCCACCGAGACCGAGCGGGACGCGGTGGCCGCGCTGCGGCTGCGCTACCGACTGCTGCCGTACCTGTACTCGGCGGCGGTGGACGCGGCCCGCACCGGCGCGCCGATGATGCGGGCGCTGCTGGTCGACACCCCGGACGACCCGACCGCGTGGACCAGCGACCTGCAGTACCGCCTCGGCACCGACCTGCTCGTCGCCCCGGTCACCGACCCGTCCGGGCAGTGCCGGCTCTACCTGCCGGCCGGCGACGACTGGGTGGACGCGGCCACCGGCGAGCGGCACCCCGGCGGGCGGCACCTGCGGGTCACCGTGCCGCTGCACCGGCTGCCGCTGTACGTACGCCACGGCGCGCTGATCCCGGTGGTCGCGCCGGCCGACCGGATCTGGGACGGGCCGTTCCACGACGTGACCCTGCTCAGCTGGGGCGGGGTGGACGCCCGGACGGTGATCCACGACGTCGACGGCGACACCGTCATCGAGGCGGTGCGCGACGGCGACACCCTGCGCGTGCGTACCGACGGGCCGCTGCGGGTGGCCCGGGTCGGCGTGGTCGGCGGCGACGCCCCGCGCCGGGTGCTGCTCGACGGCGAGGTGGTCGATCCCGCCCCGTTCGAGGCGTGGTTCGCGGTGTGA
- a CDS encoding MerR family transcriptional regulator yields MGLLTIGAFAQAAGLTPKALRLYDQVGLLPPAAVDPESGYRLYGPDQLPLARLIAQLRRIGMPLAAIRAVCALEPAAAAEAITAYWQQVTADTAARARLAAFLVDHLSGGGTIVSQANPTLAVRFAAGCDTGLVRDSNEDAAYAGDRLLAVADGMRGPGGAAASAAAIDALKTLELADVPAADLLRMLADAVTEADRTVRGLATDDHQPVTTLTALLRSGSQMALVHIGDTRAYLLRGGELFLLTQDHTWVQTQVDQGRLDPDQATAHPQRAVLVRALGEGQQMEADLALRTALPGDRYLLCSDGLSAVVDRDSLRSALSAATDPEHTVQRLIGLAHAEGAPDNIACVVADMTAG; encoded by the coding sequence GTGGGGCTGCTGACCATCGGGGCGTTCGCTCAGGCAGCGGGACTGACGCCGAAGGCATTGCGCCTGTACGACCAGGTCGGGCTCCTGCCACCGGCCGCGGTCGATCCGGAGTCCGGATACCGGCTCTACGGACCCGACCAGTTGCCGCTTGCCCGGTTGATCGCCCAGCTCCGTCGCATCGGCATGCCGCTGGCGGCGATCCGCGCCGTGTGTGCCCTGGAGCCCGCGGCGGCGGCTGAGGCGATCACCGCGTACTGGCAGCAAGTCACCGCCGATACCGCAGCTCGCGCTCGGCTCGCCGCCTTCCTCGTGGACCACCTGTCAGGAGGGGGCACCATCGTGTCTCAAGCGAATCCCACCCTTGCCGTACGCTTCGCCGCCGGCTGCGACACCGGGCTGGTGCGTGACAGCAACGAGGACGCCGCGTACGCCGGTGACCGGTTGCTGGCCGTCGCCGACGGCATGCGCGGACCTGGCGGTGCCGCGGCGAGCGCGGCCGCCATCGACGCCCTCAAGACGTTGGAGCTTGCCGACGTACCGGCTGCCGACCTGCTGAGGATGCTGGCCGATGCCGTCACCGAGGCCGACCGGACCGTGCGCGGGCTGGCCACCGACGACCACCAGCCGGTCACCACGCTGACCGCGCTGTTGCGCAGCGGCTCCCAGATGGCCCTGGTGCACATCGGTGACACCCGCGCGTACCTGCTGCGCGGCGGCGAGCTCTTCCTGCTCACCCAGGACCACACCTGGGTGCAGACCCAGGTCGATCAGGGCAGGCTCGACCCGGACCAGGCCACCGCGCATCCCCAGCGCGCTGTGCTGGTACGCGCTCTCGGCGAGGGCCAGCAGATGGAGGCCGATCTCGCGCTCCGTACTGCGCTGCCCGGTGACCGGTACCTGCTGTGCTCCGACGGGCTGTCCGCCGTCGTCGACCGCGACTCCCTGCGGTCGGCGTTGAGTGCGGCAACCGATCCCGAGCACACGGTGCAGAGACTGATCGGCCTGGCTCACGCCGAAGGGGCGCCGGACAACATCGCCTGCGTCGTCGCCGACATGACCGCGGGGTAG
- a CDS encoding YkvA family protein — protein MRDWLVGLGVAVACLVASWGLLVLLARRLPPGVLRDLAAFIPDCLTTVRRLRADERVPRRAKVAVVLAGLWVASPIDLIPEFLPVIGPLDDIVVVALALRYAGRQVPREVLLAAWPGEPRLLLRLLGPAHGRAAAPTR, from the coding sequence GTGCGCGACTGGCTGGTGGGACTCGGCGTGGCGGTCGCCTGCCTGGTCGCCAGCTGGGGACTGCTGGTGCTGCTCGCCCGCCGGCTGCCGCCGGGCGTCCTGCGGGACCTGGCGGCGTTCATCCCCGACTGCCTGACCACGGTGCGCCGGCTGCGCGCCGACGAGCGGGTGCCCCGCCGGGCGAAGGTGGCCGTCGTCCTGGCCGGGCTCTGGGTGGCCAGCCCGATCGACCTCATCCCGGAGTTCCTGCCGGTCATCGGCCCGCTCGACGACATCGTGGTGGTGGCCCTGGCCCTGCGCTACGCCGGCCGGCAGGTGCCCCGTGAGGTGCTGCTCGCCGCGTGGCCCGGCGAGCCCCGGCTGCTGCTGCGCCTGCTCGGCCCGGCGCACGGGCGGGCCGCCGCGCCGACACGGTGA
- a CDS encoding transcriptional regulator: MTATTGTPDPDAGHPVTGLDEVVHQRARLGILTIAHEARRVEFGYLRTHLELTAGNLSKHLSVLETAGLIEIQKGYEGRRGRTWITLTAAGTTALADEITRLKQLIARVETATGQ, translated from the coding sequence GTGACGGCCACGACCGGCACCCCGGATCCGGACGCAGGGCACCCGGTCACCGGGCTGGACGAGGTGGTGCACCAGCGGGCACGGCTGGGCATCCTGACCATCGCGCACGAGGCCCGCCGGGTCGAATTCGGCTACCTGCGCACCCACCTCGAGCTGACCGCCGGCAACCTCTCCAAGCACCTCAGCGTGCTGGAGACGGCCGGCCTGATCGAGATCCAGAAAGGCTACGAGGGTCGGCGCGGCCGCACCTGGATCACCCTCACCGCCGCCGGCACCACCGCGCTCGCCGACGAGATCACGCGACTCAAGCAGCTCATCGCCCGCGTTGAGACGGCCACCGGGCAGTAG